The region CTGGGTTCCCTTCACGATCACGGCGGCGCCGACCAGCGGCTGTTTCTCCTCGTTGACCACCGTGCCGGTCAACCTGAAAAGTTTCTCCTTCCCTTTCGGAGCGCCGTCCGCCAGCACCCGGTCCGCCGCCGCGAACATTCCCAGCAGGCAGACCAGCCACACCGCCGCACCGAAAGAGAACCTGCCCGCAAAGGGCATGTTTCGTCCAAGGTTCTTCATCGCATTCATATTTAGGTTAATAAATTCACGGCCTCCTGAACCGGCACAAGAACAAACGTTTGCGCAAAAACCGCGAAAAAAATAGGCTTCCACGCCCTCCCGATCTGCCTGTCCGGATACGGCGAGACGGCACCGTCCTGCCGCCTCATTCCTCGTTCACCCCTTCTCATCCGCTAAATCGTTTTACAAATTAAAATATATTATTCTAAAAAAGCAAAATTTAGCTGAAAAAATTTTTTCGGACGAAATTTTCTTTCTTTCATCCACACATGCGGAGCGTGCGGCCGTCCCGACAAACGTTTGTTCTCACAGTCCGTTCCGGCCTCACGCCACATCCGCCCTTTCCGGAAGGCGGCCCGGAAAGGATGTTTTCCGCCCCTGTCATAAAAAAACGACCCCAAAAGGTCGTTTTTCATGATTCCGGTCCTGCGGCGGGGGAAGAGCCGCGGCCAACCGCTATGCCTGCATCTCGGGAATCGTCTTCCCGATCAGCTTCTGAATCTCACGCAGCAGGGGGCGCTCCTCTTCCGAACAGAACGAAACCGCCACCCCGTCGTTTCCGGCCCGGCCCGTGCGGCCGATACGGTGCACGTAAGTCTCCGGCACTTCCGGCAGATCGTAGTTCACCACCCGCTCCAGCCGGTCGATGTCGATGCCCCGCGCAGCGATGTCGGTCGCCACCAGCACCCGGGTCTTGTGGGCCTTGAAATTGCCCAGCGCACGCTGGCGGGCCACCTGCGTCTTGTTGCCGTGGATCGCCTCGCTGCGGATTCCCGCCTTGGTCAGGAACCGGGCGATCTTGTCGGCCCCGTACTTCGTGCGGGAAAAGACCAGCACGGAGTCGCTCCTGTCCTCCTGCAACAGATGGATGAGCTGCTCCTTCTTCTCCTTTTTCTCCACGAAGCAGACCGACTGCCGGATCACGTCCACCGTCGAGGCGGGAGGCGCCACCTCCACCTTCACGGGCTTGTAGAGAATGGAGCGCGAGAGCGAGGCGATGGCCGGCGGCAGGGTGGCCGAAAAGAAAAGGGTCTGTTTCCTTTTGGGCAGCATCGGCAGTATCCGTTTGATGTCGTGGATAAACCCCATGTCCAGCATCCGGTCGGCCTCGTCCAGCACGAAATAGCGCACCGCATCGAGCGAAACGAAGCCCTGT is a window of Gallalistipes aquisgranensis DNA encoding:
- a CDS encoding DEAD/DEAH box helicase, which encodes MTFEELNIAEPVLRALAEKGYVTPTPIQEKAIPVALEGRDLFGCAQTGTGKTAAFALPIIQHICRERIPSPRKIQSLILTPTRELAIQIGECFTDYARHTPLRHCVIFGGVNQRPQTEALAKGVDVLIATPGRLLDLAAQGFVSLDAVRYFVLDEADRMLDMGFIHDIKRILPMLPKRKQTLFFSATLPPAIASLSRSILYKPVKVEVAPPASTVDVIRQSVCFVEKKEKKEQLIHLLQEDRSDSVLVFSRTKYGADKIARFLTKAGIRSEAIHGNKTQVARQRALGNFKAHKTRVLVATDIAARGIDIDRLERVVNYDLPEVPETYVHRIGRTGRAGNDGVAVSFCSEEERPLLREIQKLIGKTIPEMQA